The genomic stretch TCACGTTATTGGAAACCCAAAACCGATCTGCCGAATAAAACAAATAAAGAATTACGATTAAATACTGCCTTTCATCCCATTGATTTTGATAATTGGGATAGGAAACAATATTTTTACTATTTTACTAAGATGTTACCTACCGGTTTTTCCATTAGTGTTGATGTTGACATCACCAACACCTTCAACATGATAAAAAAGCAAAACAAAAAGTTCTTCCCTGCTTATTTATATCTGGCTTCAAAACTAATCGCTGAGCAGCAGGAGTTTCGTATCTCCAATTCAAATGATCAGCTGGGATTTTATGAGGTTTTGCACCCCTCTTATGCATGCTTCCATGAAGACGACAAGACGATGTCAAATATATGGACGGAGTATGACCCCAATTTTGAGACTTTCTATCATAATTACATGGAAGATCAAAAAAAATATGCAGATAACCATGGGATATTGGCAAAGCCTGATACTCCACCCCAGAATAGCTTTATGATAGGTATGCTGCCATGGATAAAGTTTACAAGTTATACACCGGTACCTTATGCCGATATCAATAATTACTTTCCGGTAATACAGGCAGGGCAATTTTTTGATAGAGAAGGAAAAAAAATTATGCCCCTTTCTATTACCGTTCACCATGCTGTGGCTGACGGATATCATGTGGGGTTATTTTTAGAAAAGTTCAAGACTGGTATCGCTGCTCCCGAAAGCTGGATGTAGTTACTGCAATTATATTAATGAGATTGTGAATGGTGAATTGGAAACAGCAACAGCTTTATTCCGTTGATGAGATAAAAAATATGCAAATCAATGGGTATGCAGGTAACTAAAAAGATGTGTATTACCAAAACAGGCGGGCCTATGGCTAATGTCACAGACCCGCTATTATTTCGATCAGTTATTTTTACTTTTCCATTTTCTGATATTCACTCCTCATTTAAGGGTCTACTATACTTCATTAAATAATATAACCCCTCATTACCCATATCTTCTTTTTCAATTTTCCAATTATGCGATTTATAGTAATCGAAAGCCTTAGTGTTTTCTTTTACACATTTTAAAGTTAATGGCAGTCCTACCCTTTTAGCGGCTTCATTAATAAGAGCTGTTCCAACACCTTTGCCTTGAAAGTCTTTTAGTACAAATAAATTATGTATAAATTTATCTGGTACCCAAATTGATACAAACCCAACTATATTATTATTTATGAATGCAGCCAATATTAGCTCATCTTTAGTACTTTCATCATAATCTGACAATTTCAGCGCGTTTAGTTCTATCCAGTGAAAAGTATCCTTACGTACCGTAAAAAATATCTCTCGTAATTCCTCGTGATTTGATTGTTTGGCTTCTAAAATTAAAATATTATCTTTCATTTATAATCTCCGTCGTATGTCCTGATTTATATGCTCATAAAATTTTTCGTATTATATTATTCCACAAACTGATGTCCCCATTTACACATTGCGTCTAGCACCGGCATAAGGGACTCCCCTTTATCCGTCAGCCATTCTAACTCTCCTTTTTCATAGTATCTAACCTAAAAGTGCATACTTGCTAATATAATTATCCTATCATAATATAATAATTATAAAATGACAAGGAGGATCACACAATGAAAAAAGAAATTGAAGTATTTGATTATACCAATGAGATTATGAAAGCACTAAAAACAGGTGTTTTGTTGACCACAAAGACGGAAGACAAAGTGAATTCTATGACAATTTCCTGGGGTACCCTGGGAATTGAATGGTCAAAGCCGATCTTTACTGTTTTCGTTAGAGAGAATCGTTTTA from Lacrimispora sphenoides JCM 1415 encodes the following:
- a CDS encoding CatA-like O-acetyltransferase, producing MDKIKIDKFLDDQGKITQLPQKQSTRAATLCHLAEKFESDRNYTEKEVNSICEDWHTFGDYFILRRELIDNGLLCREPNGSRYWKPKTDLPNKTNKELRLNTAFHPIDFDNWDRKQYFYYFTKMLPTGFSISVDVDITNTFNMIKKQNKKFFPAYLYLASKLIAEQQEFRISNSNDQLGFYEVLHPSYACFHEDDKTMSNIWTEYDPNFETFYHNYMEDQKKYADNHGILAKPDTPPQNSFMIGMLPWIKFTSYTPVPYADINNYFPVIQAGQFFDREGKKIMPLSITVHHAVADGYHVGLFLEKFKTGIAAPESWM
- a CDS encoding GNAT family N-acetyltransferase, which produces MKDNILILEAKQSNHEELREIFFTVRKDTFHWIELNALKLSDYDESTKDELILAAFINNNIVGFVSIWVPDKFIHNLFVLKDFQGKGVGTALINEAAKRVGLPLTLKCVKENTKAFDYYKSHNWKIEKEDMGNEGLYYLMKYSRPLNEE
- a CDS encoding winged helix-turn-helix transcriptional regulator, with protein sequence MTDKGESLMPVLDAMCKWGHQFVE